A portion of the Corynebacterium heidelbergense genome contains these proteins:
- a CDS encoding inositol monophosphatase family protein has translation MNEPLDTRALLAIAEAAVDEAETTFSAAVGAEPEVMKSPGDFATEADLTVERQLRTLLTQYTGLPVHGEEYGTVLPGEFPVEHNPSDEMADGLDGPRRRDRRPHEDEEMPETFWVVDPIDGTANYAVGNPFCCILIALVHHNEIQLSVTEMPLLGRRITARRGHGLFVDGHPARSMPPSDPGVTQISFGSILSQRRGNLPISYRQDMLNEIGKSYPRMRVTGSVGIDLAFTAAGVFGGTVTFSPNLWDNAAGILAVQENGGIATDFAGNPWRPGVSGLVAGEPEVHEALLEHIQNVPIGTAARNAQDVMDRGGIR, from the coding sequence ATGAACGAACCCCTGGACACTCGCGCCCTGCTGGCGATCGCCGAGGCCGCGGTGGATGAGGCGGAAACGACATTCTCGGCGGCGGTCGGCGCGGAGCCGGAGGTCATGAAGTCCCCCGGCGATTTCGCCACGGAAGCCGACCTCACGGTGGAGCGCCAGCTTCGCACCCTGCTCACGCAGTACACCGGCCTGCCGGTGCACGGTGAGGAATACGGCACCGTCCTACCGGGGGAGTTCCCGGTGGAACACAACCCCAGTGACGAGATGGCCGATGGCCTCGATGGGCCCCGCCGCCGGGATCGCCGCCCCCACGAGGACGAGGAGATGCCGGAGACCTTCTGGGTGGTCGATCCCATCGACGGCACAGCCAACTACGCGGTGGGCAATCCGTTCTGCTGCATCCTCATCGCCCTGGTGCATCACAATGAAATCCAGTTGTCCGTCACCGAAATGCCCCTTTTGGGACGCCGCATCACGGCGCGCCGGGGCCACGGCCTCTTCGTCGATGGTCACCCCGCCCGTTCCATGCCCCCCTCCGACCCGGGAGTCACGCAGATCAGCTTCGGCTCCATCCTTTCGCAACGCCGGGGTAACCTGCCGATCTCCTACCGCCAGGACATGCTCAACGAGATCGGCAAGTCCTACCCGCGCATGCGGGTGACCGGTTCCGTGGGCATCGACTTGGCCTTTACCGCTGCCGGTGTGTTCGGCGGGACCGTCACGTTTAGCCCTAACCTGTGGGATAACGCTGCGGGCATTCTCGCGGTGCAGGAAAACGGGGGGATTGCTACGGACTTCGCCGGCAATCCCTGGCGCCCGGGTGTCTCCGGGCTCGTCGCCGGGGAACCGGAAGTTCACGAGGCCCTGTTGGAGCACATCCAAAACGTGCCCATCGGCACGGCGGCGCGCAACGCCCAGGACGTCATGGATCGAGGGGGCATCCGATGA
- the hisF gene encoding imidazole glycerol phosphate synthase subunit HisF — MSVTVRVIPCLDVDEGRVVKGVNFTGLRDAGDPVELAAQYDAQGADELTFLDVSASKQGRGTMLEVVRRTAEQVFIPLTVGGGVRSAEDVDALLRAGADKVSVNSAAVARPELLRELSQRFGAQCIVLSVDARRVPEGSAQQPSGYEVTTHGGTTSAGIDAVEWARRGEELGVGEILLNSMDADGTKRGFDLEMLRDVRAQVSIPVIASGGAGRAEHFPPAVAAGADAVLAASIFHFGEVAISEVKAAMAAAGCEVR; from the coding sequence ATGAGCGTCACAGTGCGGGTCATCCCCTGTTTGGATGTGGATGAGGGCCGCGTGGTCAAGGGCGTGAACTTTACCGGGCTACGGGATGCCGGTGATCCCGTGGAGCTGGCCGCCCAATACGACGCGCAGGGCGCGGACGAGCTGACCTTCTTGGACGTCTCCGCCTCCAAGCAGGGCCGGGGCACCATGCTGGAGGTCGTGCGGCGCACGGCGGAACAGGTGTTCATTCCCCTCACCGTCGGCGGGGGTGTGCGCAGCGCGGAGGACGTAGACGCTCTGCTGCGGGCGGGCGCGGACAAAGTCTCCGTGAACTCGGCTGCGGTGGCCCGCCCGGAGCTGCTCCGGGAGCTCTCCCAGCGCTTCGGGGCGCAGTGCATTGTGCTGTCTGTCGATGCCCGGCGGGTCCCCGAGGGCTCCGCGCAGCAGCCCAGCGGATACGAGGTGACCACGCACGGCGGGACCACGTCGGCGGGCATCGATGCGGTGGAATGGGCCCGGCGCGGCGAGGAGCTAGGGGTCGGCGAAATCCTGTTGAATTCTATGGACGCCGACGGCACCAAGCGCGGTTTCGACCTCGAGATGCTGCGCGACGTGCGGGCGCAGGTGAGCATCCCGGTGATCGCCTCCGGCGGTGCCGGCCGGGCAGAGCACTTCCCCCCGGCCGTGGCCGCAGGCGCGGACGCGGTGCTCGCCGCGTCCATTTTCCACTTCGGGGAAGTGGCGATCAGCGAGGTCAAAGCCGCCATGGCAGCGGCTGGCTGCGAGGTGCGGTGA
- the hisI gene encoding phosphoribosyl-AMP cyclohydrolase translates to MTPDAEIRECNLDPAIAARLKRTNDGLVASIVQDAADGTVLMMAWMDDHALAYTLATRKGTYWSRSRGAYWVKGETSGHVQHVRQVRLDCDGDTVLLTVDQTGAACHTGTRSCFDGDQLL, encoded by the coding sequence ATGACCCCCGACGCGGAGATCCGAGAGTGCAACCTGGATCCCGCCATCGCCGCCCGGTTGAAGCGAACAAACGACGGGTTGGTGGCGTCCATAGTGCAAGATGCCGCCGACGGGACGGTGCTGATGATGGCCTGGATGGATGACCACGCACTGGCCTACACCCTGGCCACCCGCAAGGGCACCTACTGGTCGCGGTCCCGCGGGGCCTACTGGGTTAAGGGGGAGACCAGCGGGCACGTCCAGCACGTGCGCCAGGTCCGGTTGGACTGCGACGGGGATACCGTGCTGCTCACGGTGGACCAGACGGGGGCGGCTTGCCACACGGGAACGCGTAGCTGCTTCGACGGTGATCAGCTTCTCTAG
- a CDS encoding anthranilate synthase component I, which produces MSESFLTTRENFRVLATHRRVVPVVCKVLADNETALSTYRKLADNRPGTFLLESAAHGQSWDRYSFIGTGARCALTAKNGHTRWIGEPPVDLPCPADPLDAVRATLAALHTDPMPDLPPLTSGLVGYMGYDMIRYIEDVPDTCIDDLNVPDMVQMLVDTMAVADHHEGSIWLIANAVNWDNSDQRVDAAYDDAVGRIDAMLEDLAAPIPTPPQRYTASPPDPRRQRTEAEHAQRIAECKEHIRAGDAFQIVLSQRFELDTDVDGLDVYRMLRVSNPSPYMFLVNIPDEAFANTAFQIIGSSPESLVRVQDRRVSTYPIAGSRPRGRDYEEDQLMEKELVGDEKENSEHLMLVDLGRNDVGRVSSPGSVEVHDFRHVERYSAIMHLVSGVTGTLAPGRTAVDAFAATFPAGTLTGAPKPSAMSIIDRLEQTRRGVYGGTVGYFDFSGNTDQAIAIRTGLYRDGTMVVQAGGGIVADSDPAAEDLESRNKAAAVLRAVAAAEGLREAGARADGPARAEEPTCSGRSEAAVAAQPQESKR; this is translated from the coding sequence ATGTCCGAATCCTTCCTGACTACTCGGGAGAACTTCCGCGTTCTCGCCACCCATCGCCGTGTCGTGCCGGTGGTGTGCAAGGTCCTGGCGGATAACGAGACCGCGCTATCCACCTACCGCAAGCTCGCGGACAACCGCCCCGGGACCTTCCTGCTGGAATCTGCGGCCCACGGCCAATCCTGGGATCGATACTCTTTCATCGGCACCGGGGCTCGCTGCGCGCTGACGGCGAAGAACGGGCACACCCGGTGGATTGGGGAACCACCCGTGGACCTGCCCTGCCCGGCGGACCCCCTCGACGCGGTCCGAGCCACCCTCGCCGCCCTGCACACGGATCCCATGCCGGACCTGCCCCCGCTGACCAGTGGACTGGTGGGGTACATGGGCTACGACATGATCCGCTACATCGAGGACGTCCCGGACACCTGCATCGACGACCTCAACGTGCCGGACATGGTGCAGATGCTGGTGGACACGATGGCCGTTGCGGATCACCACGAGGGCAGCATCTGGCTCATCGCGAACGCCGTGAACTGGGATAACTCGGACCAACGGGTGGACGCCGCCTACGACGATGCCGTCGGGCGCATCGATGCGATGCTCGAGGATCTCGCGGCACCCATCCCCACCCCACCCCAGCGCTACACTGCAAGCCCGCCGGATCCCCGCCGCCAGCGCACGGAGGCAGAACACGCCCAGCGCATCGCCGAGTGTAAGGAACACATCCGCGCAGGCGACGCCTTCCAGATCGTGCTCTCCCAGCGCTTCGAGCTGGACACCGACGTGGACGGGCTGGATGTCTACCGGATGCTGCGCGTCTCCAACCCGAGCCCATACATGTTCCTCGTGAACATTCCGGACGAGGCTTTCGCCAATACCGCTTTCCAAATCATCGGTTCCTCCCCAGAATCCCTCGTGCGGGTGCAGGACCGGCGGGTGAGCACGTATCCCATCGCCGGTTCCCGGCCGCGGGGGCGCGACTACGAGGAAGACCAGCTCATGGAGAAGGAACTCGTCGGCGACGAGAAGGAAAACAGCGAACACCTCATGCTGGTAGACCTCGGGCGCAACGACGTGGGGAGGGTGAGCTCCCCCGGCAGCGTGGAGGTCCACGACTTCCGGCACGTGGAACGCTACAGCGCGATCATGCACCTGGTCTCCGGGGTGACGGGCACGCTGGCTCCCGGTCGGACCGCCGTCGATGCCTTCGCCGCAACCTTCCCGGCCGGCACGCTCACCGGCGCGCCGAAACCGTCGGCGATGAGCATCATCGACCGGTTGGAGCAGACTCGCCGCGGGGTTTACGGCGGCACGGTGGGCTACTTCGACTTCTCCGGGAACACGGACCAGGCCATTGCCATCCGCACCGGGCTCTACCGGGACGGCACGATGGTTGTCCAGGCCGGGGGAGGGATCGTCGCCGATTCCGACCCGGCAGCAGAGGACTTAGAGAGCCGCAATAAGGCCGCCGCGGTGCTGCGCGCGGTTGCCGCTGCCGAGGGGCTGCGGGAAGCCGGGGCGCGCGCGGACGGGCCGGCTCGCGCTGAGGAGCCGACTTGCTCCGGCAGGTCAGAAGCAGCAGTGGCCGCACAACCGCAGGAGTCAAAGCGATGA
- a CDS encoding TIGR02234 family membrane protein, which yields MKRTRKITPRNAALSLVALSAVGLWGAGRLTWVSAHARDELAGDSTHKLVGAVWDPATTPLALALLATVVLSLAVGPLVRRILGTVIVALSAIASFRAVMLLTTGADSERARQLLTSGAATQMQSKPVQIADWAGVTSVDVHYLPVVLALLAAAAGVVGGVLLAMWPGRPTTGSTRFDTPETRRRTAEEDLAENPDEHRVLWDALDAGVDPTQEGEGESTEGKATENRG from the coding sequence ATGAAGCGAACCCGGAAAATCACCCCCCGCAACGCCGCGCTCTCACTCGTCGCCCTCTCCGCCGTGGGCCTGTGGGGGGCCGGGCGTTTGACATGGGTGAGCGCCCATGCCCGTGATGAGCTTGCGGGGGATTCCACCCACAAACTCGTGGGCGCCGTGTGGGACCCGGCCACCACCCCCCTGGCTCTGGCGTTGCTGGCCACAGTGGTCCTCAGCCTGGCGGTGGGGCCGCTGGTTCGGCGGATCCTGGGCACGGTGATCGTCGCGTTGTCCGCCATTGCGAGCTTCCGGGCGGTGATGCTGCTTACCACCGGAGCCGATTCAGAACGGGCCCGCCAACTGCTCACCTCCGGAGCGGCCACCCAGATGCAGTCCAAGCCCGTCCAGATCGCGGACTGGGCGGGGGTCACGAGCGTCGACGTTCACTACCTGCCCGTTGTTCTGGCGCTGCTGGCCGCGGCCGCTGGCGTGGTGGGGGGCGTGCTGCTGGCGATGTGGCCCGGGCGTCCAACCACCGGATCCACCAGGTTCGATACCCCCGAAACGCGGCGCCGAACCGCCGAAGAGGACCTGGCGGAGAACCCCGACGAGCACCGGGTCCTGTGGGATGCCCTGGACGCCGGGGTGGACCCCACCCAGGAAGGCGAGGGTGAATCGACGGAGGGGAAGGCGACGGAGAATCGGGGATGA
- the trpC gene encoding indole-3-glycerol phosphate synthase TrpC encodes MATVLDQIIAGVLEDQAEREARIPYREIKAMSLDAPPPRDAFAALSGRNVKVIAEVKRASPSKGNLAEIPEPAVLAKAYGDNGASVISCLTEQRRFKGSLADFDAVRAAVDVPLLRKDFTVNPYQIHEARAHGADVILLIVAALDQVRLEALLDRTESLGMTALVEVHTAEEAERAVAAGASVIGVNARNLKTLEVDPGVFSTIAPALPTEVVKVAESGVRDKCDLLAYAGAGADAVLVGEGLVTAGNPGQACKSLVAAGLHPSCPSKR; translated from the coding sequence ATGGCTACAGTGTTAGATCAGATCATCGCCGGTGTTCTCGAGGACCAGGCGGAGCGGGAAGCGCGCATCCCCTACCGGGAGATCAAGGCGATGAGCCTGGACGCGCCCCCGCCGCGCGATGCGTTCGCCGCCCTGTCCGGCCGCAACGTCAAAGTGATCGCGGAGGTCAAGCGGGCCAGCCCCTCCAAGGGCAACTTGGCGGAGATCCCGGAGCCCGCGGTGCTGGCCAAGGCCTACGGGGACAACGGTGCCAGCGTGATCAGTTGCCTGACCGAGCAGCGCCGGTTCAAGGGCTCCCTGGCGGACTTCGACGCGGTGCGCGCGGCCGTAGACGTGCCACTTTTGCGCAAGGATTTCACGGTCAACCCCTACCAGATCCACGAGGCCCGGGCCCACGGTGCCGACGTCATCCTACTCATCGTCGCCGCCCTGGATCAGGTGCGCTTGGAGGCCCTGTTAGATCGGACGGAATCCCTGGGCATGACGGCCCTCGTGGAGGTGCACACCGCCGAGGAGGCGGAGCGAGCCGTGGCCGCGGGCGCTTCCGTCATCGGGGTAAATGCGCGGAATTTAAAGACGTTAGAGGTGGATCCCGGCGTGTTTTCCACCATCGCCCCGGCCCTGCCGACGGAAGTGGTGAAGGTGGCCGAGTCCGGGGTACGGGACAAGTGCGATCTGCTGGCCTACGCCGGGGCCGGGGCGGATGCCGTGCTCGTGGGGGAGGGGCTGGTCACGGCAGGTAATCCCGGCCAGGCCTGCAAGTCCCTGGTGGCTGCGGGCCTGCACCCCTCCTGCCCGTCGAAGCGGTAG
- the trpB gene encoding tryptophan synthase subunit beta, translating into MQREQPSTQSPAGSLPTVAEVIGNPSTYHQPDERGHWGDFGGRYIPEALMAVVEEISDSWAKAKADPDYLAELDHLHRTYSGRPSPLYYAGRFSADIGAKVYLKREDLNHTGSHKINNVLGQVLLAKRMGKRHVIAETGAGQHGVATATACALLDLSCRIYMGEVDANRQALNIARMRLLGAEVEVVTVGSRTLKDAINEAMRYWVSHADDTYYCFGTAAGPHPFPEMVRDLQRIIGAEAREQILQAEGRLPDAAIACVGGGSNAIGLFHPFLQDEQVRLIGAEAGGTGVDSGKHAAPITVGSRGVFQGAYSDLMQNEDGQIIESHSISAGLDYPGVGPEHSALHEAGRTEYVAITDSEAMEGFKIMCEKEGIIPAIESSHAIAAAIKFAAVQREANGDTEKAPLLLINMSGRGDKDVNTAAQWFGLPDKNTVVTPENDEVTSTEAEEQEK; encoded by the coding sequence ATGCAGCGCGAGCAACCTTCGACCCAGTCCCCGGCGGGGAGCCTGCCCACGGTGGCAGAAGTAATTGGGAACCCATCGACGTATCACCAGCCCGATGAGCGGGGCCACTGGGGGGATTTTGGCGGCCGGTATATTCCGGAAGCGCTTATGGCAGTGGTGGAGGAGATCAGCGACTCCTGGGCCAAGGCCAAGGCTGACCCGGATTACCTCGCGGAGCTTGATCATCTGCATCGCACGTATTCCGGCCGCCCCTCCCCGCTGTATTATGCGGGCCGTTTCTCGGCGGACATCGGTGCGAAGGTCTACCTGAAGCGGGAGGATCTCAACCACACCGGGTCCCACAAGATCAACAATGTGCTGGGGCAGGTGTTGCTGGCCAAGCGAATGGGCAAGCGCCATGTCATTGCGGAGACCGGTGCGGGTCAGCACGGTGTGGCGACTGCGACGGCCTGCGCTCTGCTGGATTTGAGTTGCCGCATTTATATGGGTGAGGTCGATGCCAACCGCCAGGCCCTGAATATCGCGCGGATGCGTCTGCTCGGTGCGGAGGTGGAGGTGGTCACCGTTGGTTCTCGAACCCTTAAGGACGCCATTAACGAGGCGATGCGTTATTGGGTCTCGCACGCGGATGATACGTATTACTGCTTCGGCACCGCCGCGGGACCGCACCCCTTCCCGGAGATGGTGCGCGACCTGCAACGGATTATCGGCGCGGAGGCTCGGGAGCAGATTCTGCAGGCCGAGGGCCGTTTGCCCGATGCCGCCATCGCCTGCGTGGGCGGAGGGTCCAATGCCATCGGCCTGTTCCACCCCTTCCTCCAGGACGAGCAGGTTCGCCTCATCGGGGCAGAAGCCGGCGGCACCGGGGTGGATTCCGGCAAGCACGCCGCCCCCATCACGGTAGGTTCCCGTGGTGTATTCCAGGGGGCTTACTCCGACCTGATGCAAAACGAGGACGGGCAGATCATCGAGTCTCATTCCATCTCCGCAGGGTTGGATTATCCCGGGGTGGGGCCGGAGCATTCCGCCCTGCATGAGGCCGGGCGCACGGAATACGTGGCCATCACCGATTCGGAGGCGATGGAAGGGTTCAAGATTATGTGCGAGAAGGAGGGCATCATTCCGGCGATCGAATCCTCCCATGCGATTGCGGCGGCTATCAAGTTTGCAGCGGTCCAAAGGGAAGCGAACGGGGATACGGAAAAGGCCCCGCTGTTGCTCATCAACATGTCGGGTCGGGGGGATAAGGATGTCAACACCGCGGCCCAATGGTTTGGCCTGCCGGATAAGAACACGGTCGTCACCCCCGAGAACGATGAAGTGACGTCCACCGAGGCCGAGGAGCAGGAGAAGTGA
- the trpA gene encoding tryptophan synthase subunit alpha: MSTHSAEGQGNTDRLAQVFRAAKEEGRAVFVGYLPAGYPTVAESVENMVALARHADLIEVGIPFTDPMMDGPTIQVAADTALAHGFRVEDTIAVVRDVVAAGGNCVVMSYWNPILQYGPEKFAAELAAAGGLGSIIPDLLPDEAGRWSAACKAEGLSPVYLVAPSTTEERLAITCSAAKGFVYAASHMGITGAQEQVASSAAELVRRTREHTDLPVAVGLGVRNGQQARDIAEFADGVIVGSALIQAVEEGTLPDLAAELAAGVRGRA; this comes from the coding sequence GTGAGCACACACAGCGCCGAGGGGCAGGGGAACACTGACCGGTTAGCGCAGGTGTTCCGGGCGGCTAAGGAAGAAGGGCGCGCGGTGTTCGTGGGCTACTTGCCCGCGGGGTATCCCACCGTTGCCGAGTCCGTCGAAAACATGGTTGCCCTGGCCCGCCACGCGGACCTGATCGAGGTGGGCATCCCCTTCACCGATCCCATGATGGACGGGCCCACGATTCAGGTGGCGGCGGATACCGCCCTGGCGCACGGCTTTCGGGTAGAGGACACCATCGCGGTGGTTCGAGACGTGGTCGCCGCCGGGGGCAACTGCGTGGTGATGAGCTACTGGAACCCTATCCTGCAGTACGGGCCGGAGAAGTTCGCCGCGGAGCTCGCCGCCGCGGGCGGGTTGGGGAGCATCATCCCGGACCTATTGCCGGATGAGGCCGGGCGCTGGAGCGCTGCTTGCAAGGCAGAGGGCCTGTCCCCGGTGTACCTCGTGGCCCCCTCCACCACGGAGGAGCGGCTGGCCATCACGTGCTCTGCCGCGAAGGGCTTCGTCTACGCCGCGTCGCACATGGGCATCACCGGTGCCCAGGAGCAGGTTGCCAGCAGTGCCGCCGAGTTGGTGCGTCGCACCCGGGAGCACACTGATCTTCCCGTTGCCGTCGGGTTGGGCGTCCGCAATGGACAACAGGCCCGAGACATCGCCGAGTTCGCCGATGGCGTGATTGTGGGCTCCGCCCTCATCCAAGCGGTGGAGGAAGGCACGCTGCCGGACCTCGCCGCAGAACTGGCCGCCGGGGTACGAGGGCGCGCATGA
- the lgt gene encoding prolipoprotein diacylglyceryl transferase produces the protein MILAAIPSPPQGVWHVGPVPIRAYALCILFGVILAFLWTRRRYAARGGDADLTVDALLVAVPAGIIGGRAYHVLTDHQRYLGPGKNWVDIFKITNGGLGIWGAITLGTLAVWLLFRVKKVPLAPFADAAAPAIVVAQAIGRLGNWFNQELYGGPSTSPWALEIYRRVDETGMPDPVRGHSTGEVLATVQPTFLYELLWNLAVAAVLVWAERRFRMGAGRVFMLYIAGYTLGRFFIELIRSDPATMVFGNIRINVVVAAVVFALAVLALIVTRGRDRRGETALR, from the coding sequence ATGATTCTCGCGGCGATTCCCTCCCCGCCGCAAGGCGTGTGGCACGTCGGCCCGGTGCCCATCCGTGCCTATGCGCTATGCATCCTTTTCGGCGTGATCCTTGCCTTCCTGTGGACCCGTCGGCGCTACGCGGCCCGAGGAGGTGATGCGGACCTCACGGTAGATGCCCTGCTCGTCGCGGTGCCCGCAGGGATCATTGGGGGCCGGGCCTATCACGTGCTCACCGACCACCAGCGCTATCTCGGCCCGGGCAAGAACTGGGTGGACATCTTCAAGATCACCAACGGCGGCCTGGGAATCTGGGGAGCCATCACCCTGGGCACCCTCGCCGTGTGGTTGCTCTTTCGCGTGAAGAAGGTGCCGCTGGCGCCGTTCGCCGATGCCGCCGCCCCCGCAATCGTGGTGGCCCAGGCGATTGGACGGCTGGGCAACTGGTTCAACCAGGAACTGTACGGCGGTCCCTCCACCAGCCCGTGGGCCCTGGAAATCTACCGCCGGGTGGATGAGACCGGCATGCCCGATCCCGTGCGCGGACACTCCACCGGGGAGGTGCTGGCCACGGTGCAGCCGACTTTCCTCTACGAGCTGCTGTGGAACCTGGCAGTCGCGGCCGTGTTGGTGTGGGCCGAACGCCGGTTCCGGATGGGGGCGGGGCGCGTGTTCATGCTCTATATCGCGGGCTACACGCTGGGCCGGTTCTTCATCGAACTGATTCGCTCGGACCCAGCGACGATGGTCTTCGGGAACATCCGCATCAACGTCGTGGTGGCCGCAGTGGTCTTTGCGCTGGCCGTCCTCGCGCTCATCGTGACCCGGGGACGGGATCGGCGCGGGGAGACCGCCTTGCGGTAG
- the pyk gene encoding pyruvate kinase translates to MNRRTKIVCTLGPAVASLEKIRGLVDAGMDVARLNFSHGEHADHERNYLWVRQASDESGRAVGVLADLQGPKIRLGRFTEGATVWATGETVRITVEDVQGTHDRVSTTYKGLANDARPGDRLLVDDGKVALVCKEVDGNDVVCEVTEGGPVSNNKGVSLPGMNISVPALSEKDREDLRFALKLGVDFIALSFVRSPADVELVHEVMDEVGRRIPVIAKLEKPEAVDALEPIILAFDAVMVARGDLGVEVPLEDVPLVQKRAIQIARENAKPVIVATQMLDSMIDNSRPTRAEASDVANAVLDGADAVMLSGETSVGKHPLTTVETMARIVTAAEIDGDVPPLTHLPRTRRGVISYAAKDIGERLNARALVAFTSSGDTAKRVARLRSRLPLLVFTPFQAVRSQLALTWGAETFLSDRVQSTDDMISAVDEALLTMEEYQYDDMMIIVAGSPPGISGNTNMIQVHLLGQEHGSHSQYTGR, encoded by the coding sequence GTGAACAGAAGAACCAAGATCGTGTGCACCCTCGGCCCCGCCGTGGCCTCCCTCGAAAAGATCCGCGGTCTGGTGGACGCGGGTATGGACGTGGCTCGCCTGAACTTCTCCCACGGCGAGCACGCCGACCACGAGCGCAACTACCTGTGGGTACGGCAGGCCTCGGATGAGTCCGGCCGGGCGGTGGGGGTTCTTGCCGACCTGCAGGGCCCCAAAATCCGCCTGGGCCGGTTCACCGAAGGTGCGACGGTGTGGGCCACGGGGGAGACGGTCCGCATCACCGTGGAGGACGTGCAAGGTACTCACGACCGCGTCTCCACCACGTACAAGGGGCTGGCCAACGACGCCCGCCCGGGGGATCGCCTGCTGGTGGACGACGGCAAGGTCGCCCTCGTGTGCAAGGAGGTGGACGGCAACGACGTGGTCTGCGAGGTCACGGAGGGTGGCCCCGTCTCCAACAACAAGGGGGTTTCCCTGCCGGGGATGAACATTTCCGTCCCCGCCCTGTCCGAGAAGGACCGGGAGGACTTGCGCTTCGCCCTGAAGCTGGGGGTGGACTTCATCGCGCTGTCCTTCGTGCGCTCCCCGGCGGACGTGGAGCTGGTGCACGAGGTCATGGATGAGGTGGGCCGCCGGATCCCGGTGATCGCCAAGCTGGAGAAGCCGGAGGCAGTGGACGCGCTGGAGCCGATCATCCTGGCCTTCGACGCGGTCATGGTGGCCCGCGGGGACCTCGGTGTGGAGGTGCCCCTGGAGGACGTGCCGCTGGTGCAGAAGCGCGCGATCCAGATCGCCCGCGAGAATGCAAAGCCGGTGATCGTGGCCACCCAAATGCTGGACTCCATGATTGATAACTCCCGGCCAACCCGCGCGGAGGCCTCGGACGTAGCCAACGCCGTGCTGGACGGTGCGGATGCGGTGATGCTGTCCGGGGAGACCTCGGTGGGCAAGCACCCCCTGACCACGGTGGAGACGATGGCCCGTATTGTCACGGCGGCGGAGATTGATGGCGATGTTCCGCCGTTGACGCACCTGCCCCGGACCCGGCGCGGCGTTATCTCGTATGCCGCGAAGGACATCGGCGAGCGGCTCAATGCCCGGGCCCTGGTGGCCTTTACGTCCTCCGGAGATACGGCGAAGCGGGTCGCGCGCCTGCGTTCCCGGCTGCCGTTGCTGGTGTTCACCCCGTTCCAGGCCGTGCGCTCCCAGCTTGCGCTGACGTGGGGAGCGGAGACCTTCCTATCCGACCGCGTGCAGAGCACGGACGACATGATCTCCGCGGTGGACGAAGCCCTGCTCACGATGGAGGAGTACCAGTACGACGACATGATGATCATCGTCGCCGGTTCTCCCCCGGGGATTTCCGGGAACACCAACATGATTCAGGTGCACTTGCTGGGCCAGGAGCACGGCTCTCACAGCCAGTACACCGGCCGC